CCTAACAGTGCTAAATCTGTTACCATCTCACTCTTATACCTATTCCTCAATTTCATTGATTAAAAAACTCCTTAATTTGAACTCAAAACCAATAAAAACACCAACAAAGTACTATTATTTCATTCTACATCAGATTTCAACAATTGATCAACTCTAACAAGTCTAAATTCACCTTCAAACATACTCTAAAACTGAATTTACCTTTCCTAACACCTAACTCAAAAACTCACACACAAGATCCTTCATTTTTGACCAAAAACACTTACCATTAAAATTGGTTCAATTCTCCTCTACACTTATCCTAAAACAACAGTACCACACATCTCAAAAGTATCACCCATCATAAAATTCGAATTAAACACAAAATCATACAAGTTCACAAACAATCATGAGATCAAACACAATTACACAACCACAATTCATCTTCTAAAACACATCAAAATCAATAGCAAAATTTTTTCCAAAATTCAATATACATCAATTTCACAAACTACCAATTAAATCATTTcataaatagaaatatattactagcttcccttaccttgcAATAAACTCTCTAACTCAAAGAAAGGTTCCGCCGATTGTTTGAAACATAAGAAATCTCTAGACGAACCTACGAGACACCAAATTGAAAACAGACAGGGTCCTTAGAACTCTAGGTGAACCAAGAATGACTAGAAGAATCATGATTACACATGCAACAGTACTATATTATTCTAAAACAGATTTAGGAACGGAAGGGGATAAATGAGtcaaaacttacttgctctattctTGAAATTGATCCACTAGATTTGTAGACCTTGACGCCGTGATCGTAAAGATACCTCTTGATCGTCAAACATATGACTTAGGAGCAAGAACACTTAGAGAGAAAGTagagaattataaaaaaatagtttatagagagatgatacattttaaaataataaaactcgtttgtaacaattccttttatattaaaaccttttaatattaaaataatgaaatctaattatttttaactcagtatcacttttaaaataccattttctaaatctttacataaaatataatataagttaaattaaaaataaattaaaatttaattttaattaaatttaaccttatataatataatttaatttaagttttaattaaatataacttaataaaccaaataaaaattttacttttatttttgttcaaaatatctaccaatataaataatataatacttgCATTCAATCcgtgaatattaaaaatactcgTTACCTTCCAtctcatataataaatatttatatcaacTATATTTTATCCACGAACGATGATGAATTATTTTACCATCCTAATATTGCaagtataataaaaagtaaCTAAGCTAAAATAAAAGCGTAGGTTTCTCATCTCCAATGTAAAACCATTTCTATACCCTGTCAGAAAATTTGCTCATTCTTTCTTGGGAGCTTCAATActtacataaatattttgtcTTGTGTTCAATAATTTCCTTTGAATATGCAACATGTCATCTGAAAGTGCATACCAACAACTTTCCATGCAAGCTTCCATCTTCAAATTCGTCAATGAAAACTGTAATAATCTTGAAGCGCGTGAAAAACCTTCCTCGGTTGCCTCAATTCATTCACCTTGTAAAGGCTTATTTAAAACATCTACAtctatatgaaaaaaaataacaattcaattttaaataacttataaCAATAAAAcctacattaaaataatatttttaataataagaattCCTCTAAAATAATGTCCTAAAATCATCATTTTACtttatgtttttcaaaaaaacagTAACACCTATTTTTCGCTATTATAAGATGTGCTTGTCTTTTTGTAGCAACAATGAACACACCAaacctttctcttcttccagcGTCTTATCTCTTCTGTGTCTCTTCCAATGTCTATATCCATGTCCCACACAGAGGAGAGGGCCACACTCACATGGCGCAAAATCCCTGCCCCTCCCAAATACGACGTCGTTCGCCCCCGCTACCGTCACGCCGCAGCCACTACCCATTCCAGATTCGCCTCTGTTTCCGTAACCCAATCCAAACTGCACCAAGACTTCATGCCCACGCCCTCCCAGCTCCTCAAGCACCCCCTTGCAGCCTTCGCCGTTGTCCCCCGAGACGCCGCCCTCTTCTCCGCCGGAGCCATCGCCGGCGCCGCCGCCAAGACCGTCACTGCGCCGCTCGACCGCATCAAGCTCCTCATGCAGGTGCGTAGAATGccactattttatatttatcaaatggTGACTAACTGAACGTGGAAGTAACTGAACTTGAAAGACTTGTGATTAAAATTACCACTCAAACGCAGCGTTTAATTGGCTTTTCTTTGTAATCTTAAATGTTTCCGCTTTTTCTAGACTGTGCGACTCCTTTCTATTGAGATTTGTTGTTATGTGCGTGTTTGGATTAGATTTATTTTGCTTATAGTGGGATTTTTTTAACCATTAATCAAATGCTGGAAACAAGTAAGTGTTGTTCTGGCCTTTGCAGAAAATGTTGGGAatgaaaacaaattgaaaagtGAATGTTAATGAAAACATGGAATAATCCAAACTGCCTTTTATGctgaaaaggaaaatattacattttgggATAGACTGAGGGTGGAAAGAGAGATatgaagaagaaggaacaaaagtaGAGATAGAAAGTGACAGGTGTGATATCAAAGACATGGGAGGACATGTGATGAAAATGAAAGCGAGTGTATGTTTATTGTACTAAAAATATGTTGCagaaatgtttttaatttgtctGGTTTGATTCACTATGTACTTGTAGACTCATGGCGTGCGGGTTGGCCAAGATAGTGCTAAGAAGGCCATGAGTTTCGTTGAGGTAATGTTCTTCCATCTTGTTCATTTCTTCTATGATTCTGTcataattgtttagtgttgACTGGTTTGTTTTCTTCCTTTGTTTTAATCTAGAGTTTCAAGAGTATGCTGTTTGCCCTTAAGTTGTGAATCTGTAAGTTGATCGTTTATGCGATATAGGATAATTGATTTGGTGCTTCCTAAACTCTTCTTTTGGTCTAAAATTTGTCTGGTTTGTTGTCTTTTCGGGAAATTGAGATATGGGAGGGTGCATTTTTCACTtacccaaaaaatattattctacaTATTGATTGACCACTATATATTCCTTTATAAGATGAATGcgagttaaaagaaaaaaaaaatcactatcTCTTACAGAAATAGATTGCGTTTTATAATTTGTGTATTTATCAAGTTTAAGTGATTATAAAAACTGGGTTCCTCAAGTTATCAGTACAAAGGAACTGCAAGAATAGGTTCTTATCTCTTTGAAACTCCTTTTTCAGGCGGAGTGTTGTTGTATTAGTACATAAGAGAATTCCAGCTTTTAGAAGCTATCTTATATTAACATCTCTCCTTGCCCAAAATCTCAGCAGGCTTTGAAGTGTAAACAACAGATCAccctaaaatttattataaatgggatgactAGGATGAAATACTAGCCACATGGACAATTGGTCATAGCTTTGATATATGTTATACGACCAACTATATCAATAGCTAAAATTGTTGGATAAAATACATTAATGGTTCTACATATAACaaacttgaaataaaaaactaaaagacaCATGACAGAAGGAATTTCAGGAGTTACATTGAGGGGTTCTATACCTTGATAGTATCAATTgtctttgattaaattttatacaaattaattacCAATTGGTAAAAGTCCTCTTTAGTCGAAAGTATAACAAGGTGGTTGCATGATGacaattatatttgtaaaatgtgCTGCATATTCATCTGCATGTTGTGATTGTAGCCATCTTGTAATAGTAATAGGTTACTTTCATCAGTAGTTACCTTATGTTATTAAGAACTTATATTGCCTAATTTCATCTTAATCACTAAGTATGGTTTTGGCCCTCCGCAATCTCTTCGTTTGATAATGTTTTGTTTGCCCTACTTAAGCTCTCTGTTTAAAATGTCATATAGTTTTTCTTAGATCTTCATTGGTATAAATTACAGGCCATAGCAGTTATAGGGAAGGAAGAAGGCATTCAAGGTTACTGGAAGGGAAACCTCCCCCAGGTTTGTGCAATAGAGAAATAATGTATTGGTTTTTCTGTATTTACATCACGTAATATTGACCAGTCTTTTCATTTGTGTTAGTGTTTCTTCTTTAATATTCCAGGTTATTCGAGTCGTACCTTACAGCGCTGTCCAGCTTTTTGCTTATGAAATTTATAAGGTTGGCACAAACTATTGTATCAGAAGTTGTCATAGCAAATATTACCTGTTCATGTCTGAATGCCTACTTTTGGATTCACAGAAAATATTCAGGGGAGAGAATGGTGAGCTCTCTGTCGTGGGAAGACTTGCAGCAGGTGCTTTTGCAGGAATGACGTCCACTTTTGTGAGTAATTAGAGGGCCCTTGCTTTCATGGTTTCATTGGGTTGTGGTGTTCTTGTATTTTGTTGGAGATATTTATAATACTGCTCATAtctctttttatcatttatatcttgctcatttcttttattcatGTGTCCAACTAGCCATCTATGTATCTAATGTTTCATTATATCCATGTAGATAACTTACCCATTAGATGTTCTAAGATTGCGATTAGCTGTTGAACCCGGCTATCGAACCATGTCAGAGGTATGGTTGAACTGATTTAGTATTTAAGCAATATCTACCTGTGATGGTGAACCAACCATATTGTGGCTTCTCCAGGTTGCCTTAGGCATGCTAAGGGAGGAAGGATTTGCATCTTTCTATCGAGGCCTTGGACCTTCTCTTATTGCAATAGCTCCTTATATTGCTGTAAACTTTTGTGTTTTTGACTTGTAAGTTCATTAATAATAGTATATCTTATAATTAAATTGAGAGATATAAATTTGGACACTGAAATTGAAACATCTTGACTTTCTATGGATGATAGATTAAAGAAGTCATTGCCTGAGAAATACCAAAAGAGAACTGAAACATCTATACTCACAGCTGTCCTTTCGGCTTCTCTTGCCACACTTACATGCTATCCTCTGGACACTGTTCGAAGACAGATGCAACTGAAGGGCACACCTTATAATACAGTGTTTGATGCTCTTTCAGGTGAGGATTGCTTCTTCTTACATTTTAGCATTAGCAATATATAATCTGTTATGTATCCAAGTCGGAGACGTAATTAATCATGATCACAGAAGGTAGTAGAAAAGACAATGACTGAATGATAATGAAcgaatgaatttcttttattgatggtaatatctgaataaacaaaagtaaacaataattgggagtataacctccttcaattacttgggagcataacctccctcacaggaTGCAAGCCGCCTGTCAACAAAACTCAATAAGCAAAAACATCTCCTAAACAATAGCAtctagctttatttatattaaatatttctctagaatataattctatttactataattaacttataatgaatatttccctaggatataattctatttactataattaacttatactgaatatttccctaggatatagctctatttactataactaacttatactgaatatttcctAGAATATGaccttatttactataattaacttatattaaatatttccctaAGATATGgtcttatttactataattatttctaaatattttccGCCTATCCTAACCGCTGTCCCAGTTAGGATAGTCACTCTTTAACCGATTGGCTCTAGCTCTTCATCgccttcaaccgttcggcttGCTTTCCCCCCTGCTTTACCGTTCAGCTCCAGCTCTTCACCGCCTTCCACCGTTCAGCTTGCTTCCCCTCGCCTCCTACCGTTCGGCTCCCCGGCCTTCTATCCTATCACCCAGTATCCTGTCATAATCACTCACTTGATTTGCTGCCCATTATTGACAAATAAGCCATATTGGTTATTTGGCATTAGAATGCAGAAGTTTCCAAGggaaatatattagaaaatctGCTTATGCGTCGTAAAAGTGTCCCAATTATTCTTTCAATCACAGCCATTGGGTTttgacaaatatttatttttcttttgctttcacTTTCTTGACAATGAGAAAAGAACACAGAAAAGTTTTAACTTTCTCTTCTAGCTAACTTATAAAATGTCGTCATtttctactttctttttttcatttccttttagTTCCTTCGATTTTCTTTACTTCCTTAAAATCACGTATGCCATTAAGAATACATGTAGAATTACAAGTACAACATATTAAGAATCTTCCCATTCTTAACTAAATacttttctatttaaataaagtagTAAAGTTTATCATTCACTGTTCAATGATCCTTATATATTTGAGGAATCAAACTCTTACTGATGATGGTTACTTTAACAGGCTGAGATCAACCTCTATGTATTTTTATGCTTCTGTTGATCACATATTGAACAAATTTATACATCTGTTGATGCAGGTATTATGGCACGAGATGGAGTAGCTGGGTTATATCGTGGATTTGTGCCCAATGCTCTAAAATCCCTACCAAACAGCAGGTTCCTAGTATCTTCTAATCCTATAGAACTAAGATTATCATATTATTGACCCTGTTACCTTTTAGCAATGCTCATATTCTTCCCCttagatttttcattttgacACCTAAAGTTTTGTGCTTTCATGTCATCAGTTTCTTATATCTTCGTTTTTTTCTCTGAAGCATCAAGCTTACCACATACGACATTGTTAAGCGCCTGATTGCGGCTAGTGAGAAAGAATTTCAATTAATTACAGAGGAAAATCGCATCAAGCACAAGAACACTAACAAGCAATGATACTGAACTTCAAATTCGTATTCTTTTAGCCGGTTTTCTCCCTTAAAGTTTTGGTGGAATTAGCACTAGTTACTATAGTTGTGGGTATCATTTTTCCTGTATGAGAGAGAAGTGATTATAATTATCCATCTGCCAATGTTTCTGCATCCATTGGCTGAAATTTTGTAGAATGTGTTTTAGCTAGCTGCTATGTAAATGctatattattttctatgatTTCATTATCTGCAATATCTACAAATTCTGATGTAGTTCATTTTCCGCTTAAAAGTATGAAGGACATCTCTTAATTGTTACATGAAActtatacattaaaatatttaacaaaaagcCATTCACATTCTTCATGTAAATtcgaattatttaatttattcttgtTTTAAAACTCAGTTCACGTATTAAGCTTCTGAAAAGTTAAACTATTTGTATTCATATTGTTTACTTAATCTTGATGtgattattatactttttaatcaatccaaataaaaattactaccagaataactaaaaaataattattgttcataaaaatgtataaataaacattatctttttggttttaatatatatatatatatatatatatatatatatatatatatatatatatatatatatatatatatatatagacatgctttaaatttttattaatattaatattttttctaatgatGATCGAATGTTACATATTAATGATACAAAATTTAGAATAACTatttacaaattcaaatttGGTTCTATGGATACTGAAGTGTTCAAAGTTGAAGATGAATCTATAACAATATGCTACTTTGTATGTCTTTTATTGATATACTAGTTTATACTAAAGGTGTgtttttttactataatattactatcaacatttatatatatttttatgactttgttttttaatttacttaagTCTACTTCATATCTCTTTTGTTGTAGATGTTATAGGACGTGTtgttaagaaatataatataaaaaagagaaTGATAAAACAAGTAAACTCGTTGATGTTAGTCTCCAAAGATTGCATTTGGTTATCATTGATGTGATTTTTCTTactattttgttatataaattaagaaGTGATTATAATTGTTATAAGATGTATGAAAAACAATGTTCCGAACtagaaattaaaagatataactCACAATAAAATGAGataacatcaaataaaaaaaatatacttgaacacgtataaattttttattttcatttgatattaaTCTTTCTtacttttactttcatttttcttaaaaaaaatataaaaatttgttattttatgaccatttcatctttatattatatatcaaatgaatataaagtGTCATTACTTaacattaaaaacttattttttttaattgttattagtATAGTTCTTATCGGAATTTTTAATGTCTACtattgaatcaaaattttattcaattcacATATAAATGTAATCAAAGAATATAAAGAGAAGTAATTATGATAAATTGTGGTtctatttttgttataagtaTTAATATGATGTTCATTTATTAGTTATTTGTAAGGATTATGATATTTTGACACCAAAatttttgacacattttttataACGTCAGGTGTCACCATTTGATTggttcaaatttgtttttgttttattctgaAATTGTGACGTCGAAAATGCTGAAAGTTAAAGAAATTTGGGATTCCAAATATACCCTTATCCTATTCCATTAGAAATCACCGTTCTCTTTCTTACTTGTCGTTCACGATCTTCGTTGTACATGTTCGTTTTGATTTTCGGTGTTCGTCTTCGTTGTGGCAGTGGCTGTCCGTGTCGGTGTCGTTGTACGTTTTTGTTGCATCTCTTGGCTTTGGTGGACGTCGTCGTCTTTGTTTAGTGTATTTTGCGAAATGGCAAGTTCCGATAACCATGGTTCTTCGACGAGCAAGATAAATGCGTTCCTCCTCCATTGTGTTGATTGGGTTTTCGGTTTGGATATTGGGTTATCGTtgttatgttaaattttattgttgttatcGTTTTAGGGCTTATAAGTTTTGgtaattttgtttgttgttgatgcAGTTGAGGGTTAGTCActcattttcaacaaaatatatttctacTTTGAACGAGCGTTGTCAGAGGAGCATCGGTCACTGATTGCGGAGACTCCTTTTCGGTGGTTTTTAGATTTGGGTGGTAAAGTTAAAGTAGGTAGGAATATTTTGAGTGAGTTATTGGTAAAATGGGTGGATTCC
This sequence is a window from Vigna angularis cultivar LongXiaoDou No.4 chromosome 2, ASM1680809v1, whole genome shotgun sequence. Protein-coding genes within it:
- the LOC108327934 gene encoding thylakoid ADP,ATP carrier protein, chloroplastic — its product is MSISMSHTEERATLTWRKIPAPPKYDVVRPRYRHAAATTHSRFASVSVTQSKLHQDFMPTPSQLLKHPLAAFAVVPRDAALFSAGAIAGAAAKTVTAPLDRIKLLMQTHGVRVGQDSAKKAMSFVEAIAVIGKEEGIQGYWKGNLPQVIRVVPYSAVQLFAYEIYKKIFRGENGELSVVGRLAAGAFAGMTSTFITYPLDVLRLRLAVEPGYRTMSEVALGMLREEGFASFYRGLGPSLIAIAPYIAVNFCVFDLLKKSLPEKYQKRTETSILTAVLSASLATLTCYPLDTVRRQMQLKGTPYNTVFDALSGIMARDGVAGLYRGFVPNALKSLPNSSIKLTTYDIVKRLIAASEKEFQLITEENRIKHKNTNKQ